One genomic segment of Pseudonocardia sp. T1-2H includes these proteins:
- a CDS encoding cytochrome d ubiquinol oxidase subunit II: protein MSPPPELIAVAVVLLAVIAAYALFSGADFGGGIWDLLAGGARHGAVPRAAIDASVTPVWEGNHVWIIFGLVIMWTAFPPAFAAIMTALFTPLALSLLGIFLRGVGFAFRHEAERLHMQRLNGALFAASSLIAPFFLGTVIGAVATGAVPAAPSGQVPSAWTSPTALVTGALFVATCAYIAAIYLVADSARRKQPEMVRYFSYRAIAAGVLSGVLAAVNLLLMRTSSPYIFDRLVGPALPLVVVSVVAGIAALVLVVLRRIQSMRIAAGLAVAAVVAGWGWAQYPWLLPGSLTLQAGSAPSATLWAELAVAGLAVLFVLPAFAWLYWLQQHGRLQEPTDSVRLDAAAGSPVEETAAPNRAPAPVQSEHRIIAGVLIASVAAGLARQALEYWRSRRR from the coding sequence GTGAGCCCGCCGCCGGAACTGATCGCGGTCGCGGTCGTCCTCTTGGCGGTCATCGCCGCCTACGCCCTGTTCTCCGGCGCCGACTTCGGTGGCGGCATCTGGGACCTGCTGGCCGGCGGCGCGAGACACGGGGCGGTGCCGCGCGCCGCCATCGATGCCTCGGTGACGCCGGTCTGGGAGGGCAACCACGTCTGGATCATCTTCGGGCTCGTGATCATGTGGACCGCCTTCCCACCCGCCTTCGCGGCCATCATGACGGCGCTGTTCACCCCCCTCGCCCTGTCCCTGCTCGGGATCTTCCTCCGCGGCGTCGGCTTCGCCTTCCGGCACGAGGCCGAGCGGCTGCACATGCAGCGGCTCAACGGAGCGCTGTTCGCCGCATCCTCACTGATTGCGCCGTTCTTCCTCGGGACGGTCATCGGGGCGGTGGCGACGGGAGCGGTCCCGGCAGCGCCGTCCGGGCAGGTCCCCAGCGCCTGGACAAGCCCCACAGCCCTCGTCACCGGAGCGCTCTTCGTCGCCACGTGTGCCTACATCGCGGCGATCTACCTCGTGGCCGACTCCGCACGGCGCAAGCAGCCCGAGATGGTGCGCTACTTCTCGTACCGGGCGATCGCCGCCGGCGTGCTCAGCGGCGTGCTGGCAGCGGTCAACCTCCTGCTGATGCGCACAAGCTCGCCCTACATCTTCGACCGGCTCGTCGGCCCGGCGCTCCCGCTCGTCGTCGTGTCGGTCGTGGCGGGGATCGCCGCGCTCGTCCTGGTCGTCCTGCGGCGCATCCAGTCGATGCGGATCGCCGCGGGCCTCGCGGTGGCCGCGGTCGTGGCGGGCTGGGGATGGGCCCAGTACCCGTGGTTGCTGCCCGGCTCGCTGACCCTGCAGGCCGGCAGCGCACCGTCAGCGACCCTGTGGGCCGAGCTGGCCGTCGCGGGTCTGGCCGTGCTGTTCGTGCTGCCCGCCTTCGCCTGGCTCTACTGGCTGCAGCAGCACGGGCGGCTGCAGGAGCCGACCGACAGCGTCCGGCTCGACGCGGCCGCGGGGAGCCCCGTCGAGGAGACGGCGGCCCCGAACCGTGCGCCCGCCCCTGTACAGAGCGAGCACCGGATCATCGCTGGTGTTCTGATCGCCTCCGTCGCTGCCGGGCTGGCCCGGCAAGCTCTGGAATACTGGAGAAGTCGCCGCCGGTGA
- a CDS encoding cytochrome ubiquinol oxidase subunit I produces the protein MISSALVLADGTVPARSQMGASLGFHIIFACFGIAFPAVVLIAHWTGLRRGDAVALLLARRWSKVMAVIFAVGAVSGTVLSYELGLLWPGLMGRFGAAFRIPFSLEGIWFFVEAIFTAIYLYGWRALPPWLHWWSGVPIAVTGLLGAWAVVAANSWMNQPGGFTLTDGRITSVDPWAVIFNGASGYEVPHMILAAYMVAGFLTAGVYAVGMLRGRWDRYHRLGFLIPFAVGAAAAPVQFVVGDIAARMVASQQPLKFAAMELVDRTQNHATEWLGGIYYNGQVYFGVGIPDLDSILVGFSPSTTVIGWDSAPPELRPPLPNLIHLAFDGMVAIGTALVVFGAWQAWVWWFHREIPRTRWFLVPAALAGVGAVLAMEFGWLVTEVGRQPWVVYGVLLTRDAVTPAGGVTITLAVTLVIYLVLTGGCILVPWLMGRRWRAEGDPRLVEDQATPYGPPTEPVREVRS, from the coding sequence GTGATCTCCTCCGCCCTCGTCCTGGCCGACGGCACCGTGCCGGCGCGCAGCCAGATGGGGGCGTCCCTAGGCTTCCACATCATCTTCGCCTGCTTCGGCATCGCCTTCCCGGCCGTCGTCCTGATAGCCCACTGGACGGGACTGCGGCGGGGCGATGCGGTGGCCCTGCTGCTGGCGCGGCGGTGGTCGAAGGTGATGGCCGTGATCTTCGCGGTGGGCGCGGTGTCGGGCACCGTGCTGTCCTACGAGCTGGGGCTACTGTGGCCCGGCTTGATGGGGCGCTTCGGTGCCGCCTTCCGAATCCCGTTCAGCCTCGAAGGGATCTGGTTCTTCGTCGAGGCCATCTTCACCGCGATCTACCTCTACGGCTGGCGAGCACTCCCGCCCTGGCTGCACTGGTGGAGCGGGGTGCCGATAGCGGTGACCGGGCTCCTCGGGGCATGGGCGGTGGTGGCCGCGAACTCGTGGATGAACCAGCCCGGCGGCTTCACGTTGACCGACGGGCGGATCACCTCCGTCGACCCGTGGGCGGTGATATTCAACGGCGCCTCCGGCTACGAGGTGCCGCACATGATCCTGGCGGCGTACATGGTCGCCGGCTTCCTGACGGCGGGCGTGTACGCGGTGGGGATGCTGCGCGGCCGGTGGGATCGCTATCACCGGCTCGGTTTCCTGATTCCGTTCGCGGTGGGCGCGGCCGCGGCACCCGTCCAGTTCGTGGTCGGCGACATCGCGGCCAGAATGGTCGCCTCCCAGCAACCGCTGAAGTTCGCGGCGATGGAGCTGGTCGACCGCACCCAGAACCACGCCACCGAGTGGCTCGGCGGGATCTACTACAACGGGCAGGTCTACTTCGGCGTCGGGATTCCCGACCTGGATTCCATTCTCGTCGGCTTCTCCCCGAGCACCACGGTGATCGGCTGGGACAGCGCTCCGCCGGAGCTGCGGCCGCCGTTGCCCAACCTGATCCATCTGGCCTTCGACGGGATGGTGGCCATCGGGACGGCGCTGGTCGTGTTCGGGGCATGGCAGGCGTGGGTCTGGTGGTTTCACCGGGAGATTCCGCGGACGCGCTGGTTCCTGGTTCCCGCTGCCCTTGCGGGAGTGGGGGCGGTGCTGGCGATGGAGTTCGGCTGGCTCGTCACCGAGGTCGGGCGGCAACCATGGGTCGTCTACGGCGTACTGCTGACCCGCGATGCCGTCACCCCGGCGGGCGGGGTGACCATCACCCTGGCCGTGACACTCGTGATCTACCTGGTGCTCACCGGCGGGTGCATCCTGGTGCCCTGGTTGATGGGCCGTCGGTGGCGAGCGGAGGGGGATCCCCGGCTCGTGGAGGACCAGGCCACGCCGTACGGACCGCCGACGGAGCCGGTGCGGGAGGTTCGATCGTGA
- a CDS encoding Lsr2 dimerization domain-containing protein — MAQQVNTILVDFEDGARADETVDFGLDGRQYEVDLSRADAEGLRQSSIPSRPHDLGQVGRLDVPESGVVTERGTPVLLQHADGHP; from the coding sequence ATGGCTCAGCAGGTCAACACGATCCTGGTCGATTTCGAGGACGGCGCCCGCGCCGACGAGACCGTTGATTTCGGTCTCGACGGCAGGCAGTACGAGGTCGACCTCTCGCGTGCCGACGCCGAAGGTCTGCGGCAATCTTCGATCCCCTCGCGGCCGCACGATCTCGGACAGGTCGGGCGGCTGGACGTGCCGGAGAGCGGCGTCGTAACCGAGCGCGGCACCCCAGTTCTGCTGCAGCACGCTGACGGGCATCCGTAG
- a CDS encoding GNAT family N-acetyltransferase: protein MPPELRIEIVPFDHPDAAALRAAQRAELALRYGTPDSEPGPAPTAADTVVFLLAREAQGRAVGCGALRELGGGLGEVKRMYVVPERRRSGVAAAVLAALEAEAGARGWTHLQLETGTLQPDAIAFYERHGYRRIESYGPYVGEPLSVCYERPLAGRAALAAGEPPLVRADQGR from the coding sequence GTGCCGCCCGAGCTCCGTATAGAGATCGTCCCCTTCGATCACCCTGACGCCGCTGCGCTGCGCGCCGCCCAGCGCGCGGAGCTCGCCCTCCGGTACGGCACGCCCGACAGCGAGCCCGGCCCCGCCCCGACGGCCGCGGACACCGTGGTGTTCCTGCTGGCCCGCGAGGCGCAGGGCCGCGCGGTCGGGTGCGGCGCGCTGCGGGAGCTGGGCGGGGGCCTCGGTGAGGTGAAGCGGATGTATGTCGTGCCGGAGCGGAGGCGGTCGGGTGTCGCGGCCGCGGTGCTGGCTGCGCTGGAGGCGGAGGCCGGCGCACGGGGGTGGACGCACCTGCAGCTGGAGACGGGAACGCTGCAACCCGATGCCATCGCGTTCTACGAGCGGCACGGCTACCGGCGGATCGAGAGCTATGGCCCGTATGTGGGTGAGCCGCTCTCGGTCTGCTACGAGCGCCCGCTCGCCGGGCGCGCCGCCCTCGCGGCGGGTGAACCGCCCCTGGTCCGCGCGGATCAGGGGCGGTAG
- a CDS encoding putative nucleotidyltransferase substrate binding domain-containing protein encodes MDVADLAAFLARHPPFESVGTAALEAIAQGSRVDRFADGDLILDAFRNPSVEVFVVLEGRVHLWNDADTPADEPDEVVSPGGVFGFSALLTERSIGPRAVAVGAVVVARIPGALAAPVFTSRRGARFLTEIVSSARRRVPAAPAYSLVDDLIVRPPLVVEPTTPVVEVARRMTAEGVPCAVVRLEAGRFGLVTDSVLRTRVLVEGRPPSFPAHSMMDTSAPTAVLGDSAAEALLLLLDRGAEFLLVTDRAGQLRGVVAPRDFAVSPTTAGVSLHEQLRRATSVEDLACHAAGIPAMLSDLLSRGLASGRVIAVNSSLVDTLVRRAIGFVLARHPELSVDAFTWLSLGSNGRREAVLSSDVDSAVAFDGPVPDAEIARYRAAFGEVYEVLARAGLSGDQHGATARHALFARTNDDWRAAGQQWLAAPAEHNGAMMTSLLVDGRPIHGDPGLPAVTKVFGDLRRHPGTMRLLLQESLSKRAKLRPVRQILTRQPDTFDIKTYALLPIVNIARWAALSVGSAALPTTERLRAASGSAMLPDEQAGTLIEVFEVLQRLRLRYQLMQHRAGDRPSDLITTSRMSSIDRSVIAQAVREISSVQRRMDNISHFVPAEEWASSEPAQ; translated from the coding sequence ATGGACGTCGCCGATCTCGCGGCTTTCCTGGCGAGACACCCGCCCTTCGAGTCAGTCGGCACGGCCGCACTGGAGGCCATCGCGCAGGGCTCGAGGGTGGACCGGTTCGCCGACGGCGACCTAATCCTGGACGCGTTCCGGAACCCGAGCGTCGAGGTGTTCGTCGTGCTCGAGGGACGCGTGCACCTGTGGAACGACGCCGACACCCCCGCAGACGAGCCCGACGAGGTCGTCTCGCCGGGCGGCGTGTTCGGGTTCTCCGCCCTGCTGACCGAGCGGTCGATCGGCCCCCGCGCCGTCGCCGTCGGCGCGGTCGTCGTGGCGCGCATCCCGGGCGCACTGGCCGCGCCCGTCTTCACCTCGCGTCGCGGGGCGCGGTTCCTGACCGAGATCGTGTCCTCGGCGCGCCGCCGGGTGCCCGCCGCCCCGGCCTACAGCCTGGTCGACGACCTGATCGTCCGGCCACCACTGGTCGTCGAGCCGACCACCCCGGTCGTGGAGGTGGCCCGGCGGATGACCGCCGAGGGCGTGCCCTGTGCGGTGGTCCGGCTCGAGGCCGGACGGTTCGGACTGGTCACCGATTCGGTGCTGCGCACCCGCGTGCTGGTCGAGGGCAGGCCGCCGAGCTTCCCCGCGCACTCGATGATGGACACCTCGGCGCCCACCGCCGTGCTGGGTGACTCCGCCGCCGAGGCGCTGCTGCTCCTGCTCGACCGGGGCGCCGAGTTCCTGCTGGTGACCGACCGGGCCGGGCAGCTGCGCGGAGTCGTCGCCCCGCGCGACTTCGCCGTCTCACCCACCACCGCCGGGGTCTCGCTGCACGAACAGCTGCGGCGGGCCACCTCGGTCGAGGACCTGGCCTGCCACGCGGCCGGGATACCGGCCATGCTGAGCGACCTGCTGTCCCGCGGCCTGGCCTCCGGCCGGGTGATCGCGGTGAACTCCTCCCTGGTCGACACGCTGGTCCGGCGGGCGATCGGCTTCGTCCTCGCCCGGCACCCGGAGCTGTCGGTGGACGCCTTCACCTGGCTGTCGCTGGGCAGCAACGGACGGCGGGAGGCGGTGCTCAGTTCGGACGTCGACTCGGCGGTGGCGTTCGACGGACCCGTCCCGGACGCCGAGATCGCTCGCTACCGGGCGGCGTTCGGCGAGGTTTACGAGGTGCTGGCGCGAGCGGGGCTCAGCGGCGACCAGCACGGCGCGACCGCCCGCCACGCCTTGTTCGCCCGGACCAACGACGACTGGCGCGCAGCCGGCCAGCAGTGGCTGGCCGCGCCGGCCGAGCACAACGGGGCGATGATGACCTCGCTGCTGGTGGACGGGCGCCCCATCCACGGCGACCCGGGGCTGCCGGCGGTGACCAAGGTCTTCGGCGATCTGCGCCGGCATCCGGGCACCATGCGGCTTCTGTTGCAGGAGTCGCTGTCCAAGCGCGCGAAGCTGCGACCGGTGCGGCAGATCCTGACCCGCCAGCCCGACACCTTCGACATCAAGACGTACGCGCTGCTGCCCATCGTCAACATCGCCCGCTGGGCCGCACTGAGCGTCGGCTCCGCCGCGCTCCCCACCACCGAGCGGCTGCGGGCGGCCTCCGGATCGGCCATGCTGCCGGACGAGCAGGCCGGCACGCTGATCGAGGTGTTCGAGGTGCTGCAACGGCTACGGCTGCGTTACCAGCTGATGCAGCACCGGGCCGGCGACCGGCCGTCCGACCTGATCACCACCAGCCGGATGTCCTCGATCGACCGCAGCGTGATCGCCCAGGCAGTCCGGGAGATCTCGTCGGTCCAGCGACGGATGGACAACATCTCACACTTCGTCCCCGCCGAGGAGTGGGCCTCATCGGAGCCGGCTCAGTAG
- a CDS encoding metallophosphoesterase, producing the protein MSAPERPEHRVAVIGDVAGHLDELRTELRRLGADAETGRLPGDLTIVQVGDLVHRGPASDAVVALVDGYLTRQPPQWVQLVGNHEAQYLRDPVFDWPERISDRSGDTLRRWWAGGQMRVATWVGDDTESFLITHAGVTADFWRGPLAAPSTAEQAAITINSLIGTGDDALFRAGTMLHGRRRGRGAGPVWAATAAELMPGWLATTLPFSQIHGHDSIFDWQRRRFRADAADELARLTVLDEEAKHETTILGGGRIIGLDPGHGRRPRRPWRAWEIRTRSAQALPGFGGSGI; encoded by the coding sequence GTGTCGGCCCCGGAGCGCCCCGAGCACCGCGTTGCAGTCATCGGCGACGTCGCGGGTCACCTCGACGAGCTGCGCACCGAGCTCCGACGCCTCGGCGCCGACGCCGAAACCGGCCGGCTGCCCGGCGATCTGACCATCGTCCAGGTTGGTGACCTGGTCCATCGCGGCCCCGCCTCCGACGCGGTGGTCGCGCTGGTGGACGGCTACCTGACCCGCCAGCCGCCGCAGTGGGTCCAGCTCGTCGGCAACCACGAGGCCCAGTACCTCCGCGATCCGGTGTTCGACTGGCCGGAGCGGATCAGCGATCGGTCGGGGGACACCCTGCGCCGCTGGTGGGCCGGCGGACAGATGCGGGTGGCCACCTGGGTGGGCGACGACACCGAGAGTTTCCTGATCACACACGCGGGCGTCACGGCGGACTTCTGGCGCGGCCCGCTCGCCGCGCCGAGCACCGCCGAGCAGGCGGCGATCACGATCAACTCCCTGATCGGAACGGGCGACGACGCGCTGTTCCGGGCCGGCACGATGCTGCACGGACGCCGGCGCGGCCGCGGCGCCGGTCCGGTGTGGGCCGCGACCGCCGCCGAGCTGATGCCCGGCTGGCTGGCCACGACGCTGCCGTTCAGCCAGATCCACGGGCATGACTCGATCTTCGACTGGCAGCGGCGGCGCTTCCGGGCCGACGCCGCCGATGAGCTGGCCCGGCTGACCGTCCTCGACGAGGAGGCCAAGCACGAGACCACCATCCTGGGCGGCGGCCGGATCATCGGCCTCGATCCCGGCCACGGGCGCCGGCCGCGCCGTCCGTGGCGTGCGTGGGAGATCCGGACCCGATCCGCTCAGGCGCTGCCGGGGTTCGGCGGGTCGGGGATCTGA
- a CDS encoding glutamate ABC transporter substrate-binding protein, which yields MAITVRRLAAAALAGLAVAALAACGGTGGEGPNPSPTPVPGATPNGRLTIGIPFDEPGIGLKDGTSYRGFDVETATYVAKALGVPEANITWKEANGADREQLLTSGQVDLVFSTYSITDARKQVVDFAGPYFLAHQDLLVRRNETEITGPETLNGKDLCSVPGTTSAANVVQRYQGRIRLKELPKFSDCVQALADSQVDAVTTDDVILAGYAAEPQYRGALKVVGQGFSDESYGVGIRKGNTALRDQVNAALKQYVADGSWRRALGTTVAPSGYQIPDPPNPGSA from the coding sequence ATGGCGATCACGGTGCGGCGGCTGGCCGCGGCGGCGCTGGCGGGGCTCGCCGTCGCCGCCCTGGCCGCATGTGGTGGCACCGGCGGCGAGGGGCCGAACCCCTCGCCCACGCCGGTGCCCGGGGCAACCCCCAACGGGCGGCTCACCATCGGGATCCCGTTCGACGAGCCCGGCATCGGGCTGAAGGACGGCACCAGCTACCGCGGCTTCGACGTGGAGACGGCGACGTACGTGGCCAAGGCGCTCGGTGTGCCGGAAGCGAACATCACCTGGAAGGAGGCCAACGGGGCCGACCGGGAGCAGCTGCTGACCAGCGGTCAGGTGGACCTGGTCTTCTCCACCTACTCGATCACGGACGCCCGCAAGCAGGTGGTCGACTTCGCCGGGCCGTACTTCCTCGCCCACCAGGACTTGCTGGTGCGCCGCAACGAAACCGAGATCACCGGGCCGGAGACGCTGAACGGCAAGGATCTGTGTTCGGTGCCCGGCACCACCTCGGCGGCCAACGTGGTGCAGCGCTATCAGGGCCGGATCCGGCTGAAGGAGCTGCCCAAGTTCTCGGACTGCGTCCAGGCGCTGGCCGACAGTCAGGTCGACGCCGTGACCACCGACGACGTCATCCTGGCCGGTTACGCAGCCGAACCGCAGTACCGGGGCGCGCTGAAGGTGGTCGGCCAGGGCTTCTCCGATGAGAGCTACGGGGTCGGCATCCGGAAGGGCAACACGGCGCTGCGCGACCAGGTGAACGCGGCGTTGAAGCAGTACGTCGCCGACGGCTCATGGAGGAGGGCACTGGGTACCACCGTGGCGCCCTCGGGCTATCAGATCCCCGACCCGCCGAACCCCGGCAGCGCCTGA
- a CDS encoding amino acid permease — translation MTQDDAVTQDEVATQDEVATRAGEHHHSLDAEQVGYKQTLGRRHVQMIAIGGAIGTGLFLGSASRLHSTGPALLFSYAFVGVIAFFLMRALGELVLHRPTSGAFVSYMREFYGERWAFVTGWMYWLNWALTGIAELSAVGLYVQYWFPLMPTWATVLIALAVVLVINLLSARAFGEFEFWAAIAKVGAIVVFLAVGLVVVIGGFSVGNHQAGFHNLWSNPGGFWPASGDYNWYGPILVMSGVVFAYAAIEMVGVAAGEMADSTREVPKAVNAVIYRIAIFYCGSILLLVSMLPTTEFKSGTSPFVTVFDRMGLSWISALIQAVLIVAALSSLNSGLYSTGRVLRSLGMSKQAPAFTLKMSASGVPWAGIVMTSVVYVFGALLNAFAPDAFEIALEAAAIGVIFTWATIFLCQLRLRSLVHRGVLQASPFQMPGSPYTSIIGLVFLGLVVVGLAVSGWQSSPYFSHKITFLVVVFGIPILAVLLALGWKLVKPAVIANTNGRLEAVWSNDGPTYGPDVDPDDLDPAKPSGGGS, via the coding sequence ATGACGCAGGACGATGCCGTGACCCAGGACGAGGTCGCGACCCAGGACGAGGTCGCGACCCGTGCCGGGGAACACCATCACTCCCTGGACGCCGAGCAGGTCGGCTACAAGCAGACCCTCGGACGCCGGCACGTCCAGATGATCGCCATCGGGGGCGCGATCGGGACCGGGCTGTTTCTGGGTTCGGCCTCTCGACTGCACAGCACGGGCCCGGCGCTGCTGTTCAGCTACGCCTTCGTCGGGGTCATCGCGTTCTTCCTGATGCGCGCGCTCGGCGAGTTGGTGCTCCATCGGCCGACGTCGGGCGCCTTCGTGTCCTACATGCGGGAGTTCTACGGTGAGCGGTGGGCATTCGTCACCGGGTGGATGTACTGGTTGAACTGGGCGCTGACCGGGATCGCCGAGCTGTCCGCGGTGGGGCTGTACGTCCAGTACTGGTTCCCGCTGATGCCCACCTGGGCAACCGTGCTCATCGCGCTGGCCGTGGTGCTGGTGATCAATCTGCTGTCCGCGCGGGCGTTCGGGGAGTTCGAGTTCTGGGCGGCGATCGCGAAGGTCGGCGCGATCGTGGTGTTCCTCGCGGTCGGACTGGTCGTGGTGATCGGTGGGTTCAGCGTCGGCAACCACCAGGCCGGGTTTCACAACCTGTGGAGCAACCCGGGTGGCTTCTGGCCGGCGAGCGGCGACTACAACTGGTACGGGCCGATCCTGGTGATGTCCGGAGTGGTGTTCGCCTACGCGGCCATCGAGATGGTCGGCGTGGCGGCCGGCGAGATGGCTGACTCGACCCGTGAGGTGCCCAAGGCTGTCAACGCGGTCATCTACCGGATCGCGATCTTCTACTGCGGCTCGATCCTGCTGCTGGTCTCCATGCTGCCGACCACCGAGTTCAAGTCGGGGACCAGCCCGTTCGTCACGGTCTTCGACCGTATGGGCCTGTCCTGGATAAGCGCGCTGATCCAGGCCGTGCTCATCGTGGCCGCGCTGTCCAGTCTGAACTCCGGCCTCTACTCCACCGGCCGGGTGCTGCGCAGCCTCGGCATGTCCAAGCAGGCCCCGGCGTTCACCCTGAAGATGAGCGCCTCGGGCGTGCCGTGGGCCGGCATCGTCATGACGTCGGTGGTGTACGTCTTCGGCGCCCTGCTCAACGCGTTCGCCCCGGACGCGTTCGAGATCGCCCTGGAGGCCGCGGCGATCGGCGTCATCTTCACCTGGGCCACGATCTTCCTCTGCCAACTGCGGCTGCGGTCGCTGGTGCACCGGGGAGTGCTGCAGGCCAGCCCGTTCCAGATGCCGGGGTCCCCGTACACCAGCATCATCGGGCTGGTCTTCCTCGGTCTCGTCGTCGTGGGCTTGGCCGTGTCGGGCTGGCAGAGCAGCCCGTACTTCAGCCACAAGATCACCTTCCTGGTGGTCGTGTTCGGGATCCCGATCCTCGCCGTGCTGCTCGCGCTCGGCTGGAAGCTGGTGAAGCCCGCGGTCATCGCCAACACCAACGGGCGGCTCGAGGCGGTCTGGTCGAACGACGGGCCGACGTACGGCCCGGACGTCGACCCGGACGACCTCGACCCCGCCAAGCCGTCCGGCGGAGGGAGCTGA
- a CDS encoding NTP transferase domain-containing protein, translating to MSGGIGDVAGVVLAGGRSSRMGTSKAALEWHGSTLLYRTAALLARTVDGPVVVVAAPGQELPELPAGVAVVADPVEGVGPMQGIATGLAALAEKAPAAFVCSTDMPFLHPAFVRRVLRGLDGPGTDVALPFALGFRQPLAAAYRTALAGLIASLIAQGRSRPGMLYEHCTVTRLDDADLLADADVARLDPDLDSVVNVNAPDDYAAARARLPAEVVVECFGALAGGGRRGPHRVRVATLGDAAAAVELDLDRHVVAALNGDRITRDPLLPLVAGDTVAFISADAGG from the coding sequence ATGTCGGGCGGGATCGGGGATGTGGCGGGCGTGGTACTGGCCGGCGGGCGGTCCTCGCGGATGGGCACGTCGAAGGCCGCCCTCGAGTGGCACGGATCCACCCTGTTGTACCGGACGGCGGCGCTCCTCGCCCGCACCGTCGACGGCCCGGTGGTCGTCGTCGCGGCGCCCGGGCAGGAGCTGCCGGAGCTGCCCGCCGGAGTCGCGGTCGTGGCGGACCCGGTCGAGGGGGTCGGCCCGATGCAGGGCATCGCCACCGGGCTGGCGGCGCTCGCCGAGAAGGCACCGGCGGCGTTCGTCTGTTCCACGGACATGCCGTTCCTGCATCCCGCGTTCGTCCGGCGCGTGCTGCGCGGCCTCGACGGGCCGGGCACCGACGTCGCGCTGCCGTTCGCCCTCGGCTTCCGGCAGCCCCTGGCCGCCGCTTACAGAACCGCGCTGGCCGGGCTGATCGCGTCGTTGATCGCGCAGGGTCGCAGCCGGCCGGGGATGCTCTACGAGCACTGCACCGTGACCCGCCTCGACGACGCCGACCTGCTCGCCGACGCCGACGTCGCCCGGCTCGATCCGGACCTGGACTCCGTCGTCAACGTCAACGCCCCCGACGACTACGCGGCGGCTCGGGCCCGGTTGCCCGCGGAGGTCGTGGTGGAATGCTTCGGCGCGCTGGCCGGTGGCGGCCGGCGCGGCCCGCACCGGGTCCGCGTCGCCACGCTCGGGGATGCCGCTGCCGCCGTCGAGCTCGACCTGGACCGGCACGTCGTCGCGGCACTCAACGGCGACCGGATCACGCGCGACCCGTTGTTGCCCCTGGTGGCCGGCGACACGGTCGCCTTCATCTCCGCCGACGCGGGCGGCTGA